The Caproicibacterium amylolyticum genome includes the window CGCAGCGTAAGACCACGGAAGCGTATCGAAGTGGTCATAACGGGCCTGACTCGAAATCGCGTGTGGTCAGCGATGGGACAGGTTCGACAAAGCCTGTATTCATGCGGGTTTGCGGCTCTGGTTTTACAGTAGTTTTAATTTTCATCTTGCAGTTTTCTTGCAATTTTGCAATCAACTGAATATCGCCTTTTCACCGAGCAATCGGTTGAAAATACATGGAGAGGTATCGAAGTGGTCATAACGGGGCTGACTCGAAATCAGTTTGACGGCAACGTCACATGGGTTCGAATCCCATCCTCTCCGCCACAATCGTCCTAAAAGTCCGGCTTTTCTGGTCTTTTAGGACGTTTTTATGCCAACTTTTGCATTGCTTCCCCCACTTGCGAGGAAATTGGAGCAAGCGGGTTTGCGGCTTTCCTGCAAGAAAATTGCAAGATGGAAAAGTCTCCTGCGTTATAAGCACGTTGCGAGGGTTCGAATTTGCGGAGAATTTATTCCGGATTTTTGCCCTTGCGACTCTCTGGATTTTCCTCTTCCTCGGTCACTCCAAGCACCTCTTCAATCATGTTTGCGCTGGTCAGCTTGCTGGAGCTGTCGATGTGCGAGTAGATGTTGGCGGTGGTCGCCATGTCGGAGTGCCCCAGCCAGTCCTGGATCATTTTCATGGGGATATTGTTTGCCAGCAGGAGCGAGGCGCAGCTGTGCCGCAAATCGTGGAAGCGGATTTTCCGAAGCCCGTTTTCTTTCAGAATGACTTGGAAATGACTGCTGACATACTGCGGGGTAATCAGGCCGCCCAGCGCGTCCACGCATATGTACTCCGAATATTTTTTGTCGTAAACGCCGCGCATGACTTTTCGCATTTCCTCCTGTCTTGCCTGCTCCGCCAGAAGCTCCTCCTCAATGTGAGGGATCAGCGGAAGGGTGCGGTAGGAGGATTTTGTTTTCATCACATCGTAGCCCTTGAGCACAACGCCGCTTTTGGTTTCCTCCTCCAGAATCTTGTGCCGGATGCTGACCGTCTTGGCGGTAAAATCTACCGCCGACCATTTCAGCCCCAGCACCTCGCTGCGGCGCAGGCCGTAGTAGGCCGCTAGCATAATGACCAAGCGGATCGGGTCCCCCTCGACGCAGTTCAGAAGCTCCTTCAGTTCCTCGGCGTTGTAGTAGCTGCCAATGAACGGCACGGATTTGGGCCTGTCCGCTTGCAGGCAGGGATTGGTGGGAATGATGCGCCGCTTTACCGCCTGCTGGAAAGCCCTGTGCAGCATGGCGTGGTGGCGCTGTGCCGTCGTGCCCTTCAGCCCGTCGGAGCGGATCGTCGTGTAGTAGGCGTTGATTTCGTCGCCGGTGACCTCCTTTACCTTGAGCTTCATCGGCTTGAAAAAAGCTGTCATCCTTCCGTTGATCATTCTCTTGTAATTCAGGTAGGTGGAGCTTGAAATATTGGGCTTGTGCTGCTCCAGCCATTCCGGAAGATAATTTTCCACCAACATATTGGCGATCCGGTTGCGTTCCCGTTCCGCGTGGGTCATGTTTTCCTGAAGGTATAAATCCCCGACGTTGTACTGCGCCAACACCTCGGCGAGCCGGTGATTGGCTTCCGTTTTCGTGCCGCGCTTGTCCTCTAGGTCAAGACTGACCCATCTTTGCTTGCGGACTCCTTCTGTGTCATACAAATTTAATACGGCGTACCATTTCTGATTTTTCGTGGCCAAACGGCCTGTAATTCGTTTCATTTCCGTTCTCCTTTCACGTGATTTTCTCCGGTACTGCCGTCGGCAGTACACACAATACCACACTCGGACGGAGAAAGCCAGGTGTCAAACGGTACAAACCTGCACGGGTTATTTTCGACCAGAAACGCCACAACGGACAGCTTGGGAACCAGCACCTTGTTGGTGATCCGGATGCTTCCCAATTGGCCGTTCCGTGCTAAGCGATAGGTTTGATTAATACCGATTCGCAGCAGTTTGGCGGCCTCGGGAACGGTGAGAACTTCCGGCTCATCCTTGAACATGGAGAGGTAGACTCGTTCAGAAACGGCAATCATTTCGAACCCTCCCCTGCGGAGATATAAACTTCCAAAGGAGAAAAAACTTCAATCTCAAGACTTTGAAATTCACGCACACAGGCAAGCGCCTGACGGCGGTCGCGATGAATATGAAACAGGCTGTCGACAAGGAGAATGTCAAAACGTCCCATGGCGGCTGCCTGTATCAGC containing:
- a CDS encoding tyrosine-type recombinase/integrase, with translation MKRITGRLATKNQKWYAVLNLYDTEGVRKQRWVSLDLEDKRGTKTEANHRLAEVLAQYNVGDLYLQENMTHAERERNRIANMLVENYLPEWLEQHKPNISSSTYLNYKRMINGRMTAFFKPMKLKVKEVTGDEINAYYTTIRSDGLKGTTAQRHHAMLHRAFQQAVKRRIIPTNPCLQADRPKSVPFIGSYYNAEELKELLNCVEGDPIRLVIMLAAYYGLRRSEVLGLKWSAVDFTAKTVSIRHKILEEETKSGVVLKGYDVMKTKSSYRTLPLIPHIEEELLAEQARQEEMRKVMRGVYDKKYSEYICVDALGGLITPQYVSSHFQVILKENGLRKIRFHDLRHSCASLLLANNIPMKMIQDWLGHSDMATTANIYSHIDSSSKLTSANMIEEVLGVTEEEENPESRKGKNPE
- a CDS encoding helix-turn-helix domain-containing protein; amino-acid sequence: MIAVSERVYLSMFKDEPEVLTVPEAAKLLRIGINQTYRLARNGQLGSIRITNKVLVPKLSVVAFLVENNPCRFVPFDTWLSPSECGIVCTADGSTGENHVKGERK
- a CDS encoding recombinase family protein, encoding MKRAWLYCRIDAPEDRNGALKKQEKQLYDFAEQLGYQIAGASVDLDQNTELEKLIQAAAMGRFDILLVDSLFHIHRDRRQALACVREFQSLEIEVFSPLEVYISAGEGSK